A stretch of the Chelonoidis abingdonii isolate Lonesome George chromosome 11, CheloAbing_2.0, whole genome shotgun sequence genome encodes the following:
- the CNFN gene encoding LOW QUALITY PROTEIN: cornifelin (The sequence of the model RefSeq protein was modified relative to this genomic sequence to represent the inferred CDS: inserted 1 base in 1 codon; deleted 2 bases in 1 codon), producing MAYQAEITQPGXVQTSYSYQLNAWSSGTCNCFADNGRCLCGTFVPCILACQVSQDFGESCFLPCLPCTLLALRTGVRERYHIEGSICDDWLVMACCGPCGLCQLSRELSHRK from the exons ATGGCCTATCAGGCGGAGATAACGCAGCCTG GGGTACAGACCAGCTACTCCTAT CAACTCAACGCCTGGAGCTCAGGGACGTGCAACTGCTTCGCGGACAATGGGCGT T GTCTCTGCGGTACCTTTGTGCCCTGCATCCTGGCCTGCCAGGTGTCCCAGGACTTCGGCGAGTCCtgcttcctgccctgcctgccctgcacctTGCTGGCCCTGCGCACGGGGGTGCGGGAACGGTACCACATTGAG ggcAGTATCTGCGACGATTGGCTGGTCATGGCGTGCTGTGGACCCTGCGGCCTTTGCCAGCTGTCCCGGGAGCTGTCCCACCGGAAGTGA
- the ATP1A3 gene encoding sodium/potassium-transporting ATPase subunit alpha-3 produces MPEEQYPKGFAFDCDDVNFTTENLCFVGLMSMIDPPRAAVPDAVGKCRSAGIKVIMVTGDHPITAKAIAKGVGIISEGNETVEDIAARLNIPVSQVNPRDAKACVIHGTDLKDMSTEQIDEILQNHTEIVFARTSPQQKLIIVEGCQRQGAIVAVTGDGVNDSPALKKADIGVAMGIAGSDVSKQAADMILLDDNFASIVTGVEEGRLIFDNLKKSIAYTLTSNIPEITPFLLFIMANIPLPLGTITILCIDLGTDMVPAISLAYEAAESDIMKRQPRNPRTDKLVNERLISMAYGQIGVRGTAGTVSLSLSLRNKILIFGLFEETALAAFLSYCPGMDVALRMYPLKPSWWFCAFPYSFLIFVYDEIRKLILRRNPGGWVEKETYY; encoded by the exons ATGCCTGAGGAGCAGTATCCCAAGGGCTTCGCCTTCGACTGTGACGACGTGAACTTCACCACCGAGAACCTCTGCTTCGTGGGGCTCATGTCCATGATCGACCCGCCCCGGGCCGCCGTGCCCGACGCCGTGGGCAAGTGCCGCAGCGCTGGCATCAAG GTTATCATGGTGACCGGTGACCACCCCATCACCGCCAAGGCCATTGCCAAGGGCGTGGGCATCATCTCCGAGGGCAACGAGACCGTGGAGGACATCGCGGCCCGCCTCAACATCCCCGTCAGCCAGGTCAACCCCAG GGATGCCAAGGCCTGCGTGATCCATGGCACTGACCTAAAGGACATGAGCACGGAGCAGATCGATGAGATCCTGCAGAACCACACGGAGATCGTCTTCGCTCGCACCTCACCCCAGCAGAAACTCATCATCGTGGAGGGCTGCCAGAGACAG GGCGCCATCGTGGCGGTGACGGGCGATGGCGTGAACGACTCCCCGGCACTGAAGAAGGCCGACATCGGGGTGGCCATGGGCATTGCCGGCTCCGATGTCTCCAAGCAGGCGGCCGACATGATCCTGCTGGACGACAACTTCGCCTCCATTGTCACTGGCGTCgaggagg GGCGCCTGATCTTCGACAACCTGAAGAAATCCATCGCCTACACGCTGACCAGCAACATCCCCGAGAtcacccccttcctgctcttcatCATGGCCAACATCCCGCTGCCCCTCGGCACCATCACCATCCTCTGCATCGACCTTGGCACGGACATG gtccCCGCCATCTCCCTGGCCTACGAAGCGGCCGAGAGCGACATCATGAAGCGCCAGCCTCGAAACCCCCGCACGGACAAGCTGGTGAACGAGAGACTGATCAGCATGGCCTACGGGCAGATTG gagtgaggggcaccgcggGCACAGtttcattgtctctctctctcaggaacaAGATCCTGATTTTCGGGCTCTTTGAGGAGACAGCGCTGGCCGCCTTCCTGTCCTACTGCCCTGGCATGGATGTGGCATTGCGGATGTACCCCCTGAA GCCCAGCTGGTGGTTCTGTGCCTTCCCGTATAGCTTCCTCATCTTCGTGTACGACGAGATCCGGAAACTCATCCTGCGCCGGAACCCCGGAG GCTGGGTCGAGAAGGAAACGTACTACTGA